GCTGGTTCAGGAGTTGGTCCACCTGCATGGCGGGACGATCACCGCGGCCAGCGACGAAGGCAGGGGAACGGCCTTCACGGTGCGCATACCGCTCGGCACCTCACACTTGCCGCAGGACAAGTTGGGCGCGGAACGTCCCCGCCCACCGGCCTCGATCGGCGCGACGCCATTCGTCGAAGAGGCGCTGCGGTGGCTGCCCGAGCGCGAACCGCCCACTGAGACGGACGGCCATTCGGCGATCGGCGACGCGCCGGACGACGCTCGTGCCGAGACAAACGGAAGAGTTCTCATCGTCGACGACAACGCGGACATGCGCGACTACGTCACGCGTCTGCTCCGAGCCCGGGGTTGGACGGTCGACGCGGTGGCCGACGGACGCACCGCGCGCGACGCCGCTCTTCGTAAGCCGCCCGATCTAGTGTTGGCCGACGTCATGATGCCCGGCCTCGATGGATTCGCGCTGCTGCACGAGCTGCGCGCAGACCAGCGGACTTCCGACGTTCCATTCATTCTGTTGTCGGCGCGCGCCGGTGAGGAAGCGCGAGTCGAAGGATTGGCCGCCGGCGCCGACGACTATCTCGTCAAACCGTTCTCGGCGCGGGAGCTCGCGGCGCGCGTGAAGGGAACGATTCACGCCGGGCAGGCGCGACGCGACATCAGACAGCGCACCGCGCAGGTCGAGACGCTGTTCAACAACGCGCCGATCGGCGTCTATCTCGTCGACGACGAGTTTCGTCTTGCCGCGCTGAATCCGACGGCGCAAGAGAGCTTCGGAGGGATTCCGGACTTGATCGGCCGGGATTTCGGCGACGTCATGCATCGGTTGCGAGCGCACGACCGCGCCGACGAAGTGGTCCGACGCTTTCGGCACACGCTCGAAACCGGAGAGTCGTTCGGCTCACCGGAGGAGCGGCTCGAACAATCGGAAAGCGGAGAGACCGCGTTCTATCAGTGGCGAATCAGCCGGATTCCGCTGGGCGACGGCCGGTACGGCGTGGTCTGCTACTTCCTCGACATCACCGGGCAGGTGCACGCGCGGCGTGACGCCGAGGCCGCGCGCGCGGCGGCCGAGAGTGCCAACAGCGCGAAGAGCGAGTTTCTGGCGGCGATGAGCCACGAGCTTCGTACTCCGTTGAACGCCATCGCCGGGTACGTGCAGCTGCTGACGATGGGCGTTCACGGGCCGCTGAGCGACGAACAGCGGCAGGTCCTGCGGCGAGTCGAAATGAGCGAGCGGCATCTGCTCGCACTCATCACCGACGTGCTGAACTTCGCGAAGATCGAGGCTCGGCGCGTGGACTACGACATCAAGCCGGTACCCCTCGCGTCGGCCGTGATCGACGTCGGCACCATGATGGCGCCTCAGCTGATGGCAAAGAACCTGTCGTTCGAGAATCGCGTCCGAAACGCAGCAGCCGTGAGGGGCGATCCCGACAAAGTTCAGCAAATCCTCCTGAACCTGCTGTCGAATGCGGCGAAGTTCACGCCGGCGGGCGGCCGCATCGTCGTCGACGCCCCGACACGTGCCGAAGGCGAGGCGCCGGCTGAGACCTTCTTCCTGCGCGTGTCGGACACTGGGCCCGGAATTCCGAGCGACAAACAGGAGGCGATCTTCGAGCCGTTCGTGCAGGTCGAGCGCGGGCTCACGCGCCCGACCGAAGGCACGGGACTCGGCCTAGCGATCAGCCGCGACCTGGCGCGCGGCATGGGCGGAGATCTGCGCGTCCGCAGCCGCGTCGGCCAGGGTTCGTCGTTCACGCTCAGCATGCCCGCGGCATAGACGCGATCAGGGCGTTCGCAGTCTCACTTTGTCGGCGGGGCGCGGCGGCAGGGTGTGCTTCACCGTCGCCATCTGCTTCATGACTTCCTGGACGGCGCGCTCGAGCTGGTTGTCCTTTCCGGCCAACACCGAGGCCGCGTCGTTTTCGATCTCGATGTCCGGATCGACGCCGTGGCCCTCGATCACCCATTGGCCGTCGGCGCTCGCCAGGGCCGACGTCGGGACGTTGATCTGACCGCCGTCGATGAGCGGCACGCCGCCGTTGATGCCGACGACGCCGCCCCACGACCGCTTGCCGACGAGCGGTCCGAGCTTGGCCTGGCGGAACATATACGGGAAGATGTCGCCGTCGCTCGACGAATACTCGTCGAGGATCGCCGCCATCGGGCCGACGAAGACCTGGTCGGGATACGTCGCGGGAATCTCGCTCGTACGAGAGTAGTTCATGCCGAGCAGCTCGCGCCGGAGACGCTCGATGAGCATTCTCGAAACGTTGCCGCCGCCGTTGGCGCGCACGTCCACGACCAGTCCTTCCTTCCGGATCTGCGGGTAGTACCATTTGATGAACTCGCGCAAACCAGGAGCGCCCATGTCCGGGATGTGGATGTAGCCTACCTTGCCGCCGCTCAACTGCGAGACGCGCTTCTGGTTGGCGAGCACCATGTCGAGGTAGTCGAGGTCCGTCTCGCTGGCGAGCGGACGGAAGGTCGTGCGGTGGCTCCCCGTGCCGTTGGCCGACGCCGCCAACGTGAGCGTCACCGGCCGGTCAGCTTTGCCGCGGAGCATTCGGTACGGATCGTCGTCGCCGCGCAGCTCGTCGCCGTCGATCGCCAGCACGTACTCTCCGACCTTCGCTTCGACGCCGATCTCGGTGAGTGGTGAACGATAGGTCGCCTCTTCGTTCTCGCCCTGATAGATCTTCGAGATCTTGTACTTGCCGCTCGCCGAATCGACGGTGAACTCGGCGCCCGGGAGCGCGACCGGCGTGCGGGCGGGAATCTGGAAATCGCCGCCGGCGATGTACGTGTGCTGCACGCTCAACTCCGAGATCATCTCCTGGATCACGTAGTTGAGGTCCGCGCGATGATCGACGTAGGCGACGAGCGGCTTGTACTGGTCGTGGAGCGCTTGCCAGTCGTAGCCGTGCATGTTCTTGGCGTAGAAGTAGTCGCGATAGCGGCGCCACACTTCGTCGAAGATCTGCTCCCACTCCTCGCGCGGCACGCGGTCCACCTGGAGTCCGTCGAGCGACACCGGCTTGCGCGTCGTCTGCGCGTTGGCGGCCACGTCGTAGACGGCGAAGCCGCCCGACGCGGCGATCAACTTCTTCTGATCGCGCGACATCGCGAAGTTGCCGGCGTTGTCGAGAATGACGCTCGCCCGCCGATCCTTGAGCGAGTAGCTCGTGAGCACCGGCCGTCGCTCGCTCGGCCGCGAGTAGAAAGGCGCGCCGTTGACGACGTACAGCAGCGCGGTCTTCGTCGCGACGAGACGTGAGATGTTGTCCGCCTCGATCGGCACGCGCGCGACGCGCGCCTCGATGCCGTCGAAATCGATTCGGATCTCTTGCGGATCCATCACTTTCGGGGCGCCCGCCTGCGTG
This window of the Gemmatimonadaceae bacterium genome carries:
- a CDS encoding ATP-binding protein, whose amino-acid sequence is MRAPSEPPNPGVAEVLAHGGEMGALMRTIDWASTPLGPVDAWSPTLKTMVRFLLANRFPILLWWGPDYISLYNDAYRPILGAKHPRSMGQPVRECWWEIYDVIGPLIDTPFQGGPATWMDDILLEVKRHGFAEETHFTIAYSPVPDPTADRGIGGVIATVTETTEQVIAERRVLALRDLGTQSIMEARTVEQACAAAADVLSKHSRDIPFALIYLLDPDGKRVRLAGAMGTAAGGAISPETIDLGDAASDPMGWPIREALEAEALHIVEHLGARFRDIPPGPWSDPPHTGIVAPIASNIAHRPVGVLVAGVSPRHGFDEQYATFFELVARQVSTAVVNARAYEDEKRRAEALAELDRAKTAFFSNVSHEFRTPLALLLGPAEEVLSDPKLPAGDRRRIEVIQRNALRLQRLVNTLLDFSRIEAGRVDAVYDGVDLAASTRELASNFQSAVDAAGLTLLIDTPPVGQPVYVDREMWEKIVLNLISNAFKHTFDGEIAVSLHADETHVELVVRDTGVGIPSNEIANVFTRFNRVPNTRSRTHEGSGIGLALVQELVHLHGGTITAASDEGRGTAFTVRIPLGTSHLPQDKLGAERPRPPASIGATPFVEEALRWLPEREPPTETDGHSAIGDAPDDARAETNGRVLIVDDNADMRDYVTRLLRARGWTVDAVADGRTARDAALRKPPDLVLADVMMPGLDGFALLHELRADQRTSDVPFILLSARAGEEARVEGLAAGADDYLVKPFSARELAARVKGTIHAGQARRDIRQRTAQVETLFNNAPIGVYLVDDEFRLAALNPTAQESFGGIPDLIGRDFGDVMHRLRAHDRADEVVRRFRHTLETGESFGSPEERLEQSESGETAFYQWRISRIPLGDGRYGVVCYFLDITGQVHARRDAEAARAAAESANSAKSEFLAAMSHELRTPLNAIAGYVQLLTMGVHGPLSDEQRQVLRRVEMSERHLLALITDVLNFAKIEARRVDYDIKPVPLASAVIDVGTMMAPQLMAKNLSFENRVRNAAAVRGDPDKVQQILLNLLSNAAKFTPAGGRIVVDAPTRAEGEAPAETFFLRVSDTGPGIPSDKQEAIFEPFVQVERGLTRPTEGTGLGLAISRDLARGMGGDLRVRSRVGQGSSFTLSMPAA